A genomic window from Pseudogulbenkiania sp. MAI-1 includes:
- a CDS encoding DeoR/GlpR family DNA-binding transcription regulator, which yields MSRSPRHEKILQLVRENGFMPIEELARLLDVTPQTIRRDINQLCEENLLRRYHGGAALGSSVENEDYVARKGKLQSEKAHIADMIAEHIPDHASLFMSIGTTIEAVAQALTASHKGLRVITNNIHVASIMSANPDFNVLITSGVVRASDGGITGVATLDFINQFKVDYAILGVSGIEPDGSLLDFDYREVRVAQAMMNNARHRYLAADHSKFGRNALVRMGHISEFHAVFTDETPPEPLAKMMVEHNVRLHLAA from the coding sequence ATGAGCCGCTCCCCCCGCCACGAGAAGATCCTGCAACTGGTCCGCGAAAATGGTTTCATGCCGATCGAGGAACTGGCCCGGCTGCTCGACGTGACCCCGCAGACCATCCGCCGCGACATCAACCAGCTGTGCGAGGAAAACCTGCTGCGCCGCTATCACGGCGGCGCCGCGCTCGGCAGCAGCGTCGAGAACGAGGACTACGTGGCGCGCAAGGGCAAGCTGCAAAGCGAGAAGGCACACATCGCCGACATGATCGCCGAGCACATCCCCGATCACGCCTCGCTGTTCATGAGCATCGGCACCACCATCGAGGCGGTGGCCCAGGCGCTCACCGCCAGCCACAAGGGCTTGCGCGTGATCACCAATAATATCCATGTGGCATCGATCATGTCAGCCAACCCCGACTTCAACGTGCTGATCACCTCTGGCGTGGTGCGCGCCTCGGACGGCGGCATCACCGGGGTGGCCACGCTCGACTTCATCAACCAGTTCAAGGTCGATTACGCCATCCTCGGCGTGTCCGGCATCGAGCCGGACGGCTCGCTGCTCGATTTCGACTACCGCGAGGTGCGCGTGGCGCAGGCGATGATGAACAATGCGCGCCACCGCTACCTGGCCGCCGACCACAGCAAGTTCGGCCGCAACGCGCTGGTACGCATGGGCCACATCAGCGAATTCCACGCCGTGTTCACCGACGAAACCCCGCCGGAGCCGCTGGCCAAGATGATGGTCGAGCACAACGTGCGCTTGCACCTTGCAGCATAG
- a CDS encoding ribonuclease catalytic domain-containing protein translates to MNVFYEESGSFKVGAVVSRNDASLQVDTLHGKRAKIKSASVMLEFNSALAEFLPAVEKLAAEIDVDFLWEVSGQDEFGFEALAADYWGHAPSAVEAAAIIQRLFEAPMYFYKKGKGRFKAAPEESLKAALAGIEKKKREQEQIDGWVAELKAGRLPDAIRAQLMTLLFRPDKNTLEFKAFDQACRERNLPPVRLAAEVGGIPSVPDYLMAGFLLEYFPKGTGFGQYAAPVLPGEDELPLSDVAAFSIDDAATTEIDDALSLVALPNGNQRVGIHIAAPTLGVAPGSDIEKLVFQRLSTVYFPGDKITMLPDELVELFTLKEGQACPAVSLYVEVTPEFEPVGYESRIERVTIAANLRHAQLEQVFNEETLALPDGGPDYPFKRELTWLWQFANALEKRRGKYDPTRPVQMDYNFNVVDGKVQITLRKRGAPMDKLVSELMILANSEWGRMLAEADIPAMYRAQSMGKVRMTTRPEPHVGLGVAQYAWSTSPLRRATDFVNQRQLTAMIRGEKPEFEQGNAMLFAILRDFDATYSAYLAFQDRMEHFWCLRWFSQEGVTEPTATLIKEDLVRIDGLPLRLRVPGLPELASGDKVRLAVIRIDELTQEIELRYAGKVGHEEVLVEEDSTV, encoded by the coding sequence ATGAACGTTTTTTACGAAGAAAGCGGCAGCTTCAAGGTGGGCGCCGTGGTGTCCCGCAATGACGCCAGCCTGCAGGTCGACACCCTCCACGGCAAACGCGCCAAGATCAAGTCGGCCAGCGTGATGCTGGAATTCAACTCGGCGCTGGCCGAGTTCCTGCCGGCGGTCGAGAAGCTGGCCGCCGAGATCGACGTCGACTTCCTGTGGGAAGTGAGCGGCCAGGACGAATTCGGCTTCGAGGCGCTGGCAGCCGACTACTGGGGCCATGCCCCCAGCGCGGTGGAAGCCGCCGCCATCATCCAGCGCCTGTTCGAGGCGCCGATGTACTTCTACAAGAAGGGCAAGGGGCGCTTCAAGGCGGCGCCGGAAGAGTCGCTGAAGGCGGCGCTGGCCGGCATCGAGAAGAAGAAGCGCGAGCAGGAGCAGATCGACGGCTGGGTGGCCGAACTGAAGGCCGGCCGTCTGCCGGACGCCATCCGCGCCCAGCTGATGACGCTGCTATTCCGCCCGGACAAGAACACGCTGGAGTTCAAGGCCTTCGACCAGGCCTGCCGCGAGCGCAACCTGCCGCCGGTGCGGCTGGCGGCCGAGGTCGGCGGCATCCCCTCGGTGCCCGACTACCTGATGGCGGGCTTCCTGCTGGAATACTTCCCCAAGGGCACCGGTTTTGGCCAGTACGCCGCGCCGGTGCTGCCGGGCGAAGACGAACTGCCCCTCTCCGACGTGGCAGCGTTCTCGATCGACGACGCCGCCACCACCGAGATCGACGATGCGCTGTCGCTGGTCGCACTGCCTAACGGCAATCAGCGCGTCGGCATCCACATCGCCGCGCCGACGCTGGGCGTGGCGCCGGGCTCGGACATCGAGAAACTGGTGTTCCAGCGCCTCTCCACCGTGTACTTCCCCGGCGACAAGATCACCATGCTGCCGGACGAGCTGGTCGAGCTGTTCACGCTGAAGGAAGGCCAGGCCTGCCCGGCGGTGAGCCTGTACGTCGAGGTGACGCCGGAATTCGAGCCGGTCGGCTACGAGAGCCGTATCGAGCGCGTGACCATCGCCGCCAACCTGCGCCACGCCCAGCTGGAGCAGGTGTTCAACGAAGAGACGCTGGCCCTCCCCGACGGCGGCCCGGACTACCCGTTCAAGCGCGAGCTGACCTGGCTGTGGCAGTTCGCCAACGCGCTGGAGAAGCGCCGTGGCAAGTACGACCCGACACGCCCGGTGCAGATGGACTACAACTTTAACGTGGTCGACGGCAAGGTGCAGATCACGCTGCGCAAACGCGGCGCACCGATGGACAAACTGGTGTCCGAGCTGATGATCCTCGCCAACAGCGAGTGGGGCCGCATGCTGGCCGAGGCCGACATCCCGGCGATGTACCGCGCGCAGAGCATGGGCAAGGTGCGCATGACCACCCGTCCGGAGCCGCACGTCGGACTCGGCGTGGCGCAGTACGCCTGGTCCACCTCGCCGCTGCGGCGCGCCACCGACTTCGTCAACCAGCGCCAGCTCACCGCGATGATCCGCGGCGAGAAGCCCGAGTTCGAGCAGGGCAACGCCATGCTGTTCGCCATCCTGCGCGACTTCGACGCCACCTACAGCGCCTACCTCGCCTTCCAGGACCGCATGGAGCACTTCTGGTGCCTGCGCTGGTTCAGCCAGGAAGGCGTCACCGAACCGACCGCGACGCTGATCAAGGAAGACCTGGTGCGCATCGACGGCCTGCCGCTGCGCCTGCGCGTGCCCGGCCTGCCGGAGCTCGCCAGCGGCGACAAGGTGCGGCTGGCGGTGATCCGCATCGACGAGCTGACGCAGGAGATCGAGCTGCGTTACGCCGGCAAGGTGGGCCATGAGGAGGTACTGGTCGAGGAAGACAGCACGGTGTGA
- a CDS encoding CbtA family protein codes for MFARIVALSLLGGLLAGAVTTPVQLALVQPLIEQAERYELQLEAAPAPAVAHVHEAHAHEAHTHEAVAEGHTHEAAASDEPSEDATHRAVATAITTTLAAMGYALLLGAVLSQLGHIDWRRGLLFGALGFVVFQLAPSLGLPPEPPGVPTADLQQRQLWWLLTVGATAGALFGLYRAWQKRHALWAVGALALAALPHLVGAPVLAEVHTLVPERLMSDFMLAALATAAVLWLALGGVLGGLFQRFPAVSR; via the coding sequence ATGTTTGCACGTATTGTGGCGTTGTCGCTGCTGGGCGGCCTGCTGGCCGGCGCGGTGACGACGCCGGTCCAGCTCGCCCTGGTCCAGCCGCTGATCGAACAGGCCGAACGCTACGAGCTGCAGCTCGAAGCGGCCCCGGCGCCCGCCGTGGCGCACGTCCACGAGGCCCATGCGCACGAAGCCCACACGCATGAAGCCGTGGCCGAAGGGCATACGCACGAAGCGGCGGCCAGCGACGAACCGTCCGAGGACGCGACGCACCGCGCCGTTGCCACCGCGATCACGACCACGCTGGCGGCGATGGGATACGCCCTGCTGCTGGGCGCCGTGCTGTCCCAGCTCGGCCACATCGACTGGCGGCGCGGCCTGCTGTTCGGTGCGCTCGGCTTCGTGGTGTTCCAGCTGGCGCCATCGCTCGGCCTGCCGCCGGAACCACCGGGTGTGCCGACGGCCGACCTGCAGCAGCGCCAGCTGTGGTGGCTGCTCACCGTGGGTGCCACCGCCGGTGCGCTGTTCGGGCTGTACCGTGCCTGGCAGAAGCGCCACGCGCTGTGGGCCGTCGGCGCGCTGGCCTTGGCGGCGCTGCCGCATCTGGTCGGCGCCCCGGTTTTGGCCGAGGTGCACACGCTGGTGCCAGAACGGCTGATGAGCGACTTCATGCTGGCGGCACTGGCCACCGCCGCGGTGCTGTGGCTGGCGCTGGGTGGCGTGCTGGGCGGGCTGTTCCAGCGTTTCCCGGCGGTATCGCGCTAA